In Candidatus Hinthialibacter antarcticus, a genomic segment contains:
- a CDS encoding DUF3854 domain-containing protein, with product MVLCRRSGGINAIAKTDANGSLYWLHPQNNSIPQPVATSIKPIQRADEDTLNAVYGSLLHYLELSPEHHENLLKRGLSEHEIQKRQYRTLPDSDRWKIAKQVATHFADDQLLTTPGFFIKDGNYSPYWTIAGSSGLLIPVRDMQQRIIALKVRVNNDDGYGKYRYLSSSYHGGASSGSHIHIPLFDQPIGNEIRITEGELKADIATALSGLLTISVPGVSNWRMVFSTLKAMKITNVKVAFDQDAFTNKNVGRCLYELLTELKNRGYAIRVEKW from the coding sequence ATGGTTTTATGCCGAAGAAGCGGCGGAATCAACGCCATAGCGAAAACTGACGCCAACGGGTCATTATATTGGCTGCATCCACAGAACAATTCCATTCCACAACCAGTAGCAACTTCAATCAAACCAATTCAACGCGCCGATGAAGATACGTTAAACGCCGTTTATGGCAGTTTGCTGCATTATCTGGAACTATCACCAGAGCACCATGAAAATTTACTCAAAAGAGGTTTATCAGAACATGAAATACAAAAACGCCAATATCGCACTCTTCCAGACTCAGATCGCTGGAAGATCGCCAAGCAGGTCGCCACCCATTTCGCCGACGACCAATTGCTAACCACACCAGGGTTTTTCATTAAAGATGGTAACTATTCACCCTATTGGACTATCGCTGGTTCGTCCGGTTTGTTGATTCCGGTTCGAGATATGCAACAGCGAATCATTGCATTAAAAGTCCGCGTTAATAACGATGATGGTTACGGCAAATACCGCTATCTCTCCAGCAGTTATCATGGTGGAGCATCATCCGGTAGTCACATTCATATTCCACTTTTTGATCAACCAATTGGAAATGAAATACGGATTACTGAAGGTGAACTCAAAGCGGATATTGCTACTGCGTTATCTGGCTTATTAACAATATCGGTACCAGGAGTTAGCAATTGGCGAATGGTATTTTCCACACTAAAAGCGATGAAGATTACTAACGTGAAAGTCGCGTTCGATCAAGACGCTTTCACAAATAAAAACGTAGGAAGATGTTTATATGAACTGTTAACGGAATTGAAAAATAGAGGCTACGCAATACGCGTAGAAAAATGGTAA
- a CDS encoding helix-turn-helix domain-containing protein, which yields MKKTVVELSHLLDVDEVAKILKVDPKAVYDMRYQEKIPYTKIGGRLRFDPVKIKEFIEKNSHTPEIRTIDFGDTVE from the coding sequence ATGAAAAAAACCGTCGTTGAATTGTCGCATTTATTAGATGTTGATGAAGTAGCAAAGATTCTAAAGGTCGATCCAAAAGCAGTTTACGATATGCGGTATCAAGAAAAAATACCTTACACAAAAATTGGCGGTCGACTTCGATTCGACCCAGTTAAAATTAAAGAGTTTATTGAAAAAAATTCACATACACCAGAAATTAGAACGATTGATTTCGGCGATACTGTAGAATAA
- a CDS encoding site-specific integrase, producing the protein MASLVKRGRIWYVDYFDAAGKRRRFSTKTDKKKIAQDVLSRFRVELSLDANQLPTKRKKITLETLKEKYLEFVSSTQAERWVYNKRLILENKIIPFFGKDTDIKRITGMKIEEYQRERLKDVSARTVNIDTHHVLLVMLNKAVDWKILPASSIPKVAKLPETEGRLRFLNQQEIQQLITTAQNQSGEIHCFVTIALNTGMRAGEIVALRWRDIDFTSKLITVAPREGWTTKTRKRRDIPMNQPLHDFLQSYQQSNPSSEMVLNLSYDALKKRFKRLIEQSGLPTTGEDKVTAHTLRHTFASNLVMKGIPLYTVAQLLGHSNTETTKLYSHLAPGHLKNAVDCLEF; encoded by the coding sequence ATGGCAAGTTTAGTAAAACGTGGAAGAATTTGGTACGTTGATTATTTCGATGCAGCCGGAAAACGAAGACGGTTTTCAACCAAGACAGATAAGAAGAAGATCGCTCAAGATGTACTTTCGCGATTTCGCGTTGAATTATCTCTAGACGCGAACCAGCTACCCACCAAGCGCAAGAAAATCACACTTGAAACACTGAAAGAAAAATATCTGGAATTCGTTTCATCCACTCAAGCGGAACGGTGGGTTTACAACAAGCGGCTTATCCTGGAAAACAAGATTATTCCCTTTTTTGGAAAAGATACTGACATCAAGCGAATCACCGGAATGAAAATTGAAGAATACCAACGAGAACGTCTCAAAGATGTATCAGCAAGAACCGTTAACATAGACACTCACCATGTCTTACTCGTGATGTTAAATAAGGCGGTTGATTGGAAAATATTGCCGGCTTCCTCCATACCTAAAGTCGCCAAACTGCCAGAGACAGAAGGCCGACTTCGTTTTTTAAATCAACAAGAAATCCAGCAATTGATTACAACCGCTCAAAACCAGTCTGGTGAAATTCATTGTTTTGTGACTATCGCTTTGAATACTGGGATGAGAGCGGGAGAGATTGTTGCTTTGCGCTGGAGAGACATTGATTTCACAAGCAAATTGATAACTGTTGCACCGCGAGAAGGGTGGACAACCAAGACGCGGAAAAGAAGAGATATTCCCATGAACCAACCTCTGCATGATTTTCTGCAATCTTATCAGCAGAGCAATCCATCCAGCGAGATGGTTCTGAATCTGAGTTATGACGCTTTAAAGAAGCGCTTTAAGCGATTAATTGAGCAATCGGGACTACCTACGACGGGGGAAGATAAAGTGACCGCACACACGCTGAGACACACGTTTGCGTCTAATTTGGTGATGAAAGGGATTCCGCTCTATACAGTCGCTCAACTGCTTGGTCACAGCAATACGGAAACGACGAAACTGTACAGCCATTTGGCTCCAGGTCATTTAAAAAATGCTGTTGATTGCTTGGAATTTTAA
- a CDS encoding response regulator yields MNVTSTVIANLDAQVHSLVGGTMPKTVLIVEDHQDSRELLADALEFSGYAVLQASDGEEGERIAIENAPDVILLDISLPKKSGWDVVEALRLCDATKETPIIALTAHARAQDESKAMQVGCNHYLPKPVKPKQVLQTIQALLGEDA; encoded by the coding sequence ATGAACGTAACATCAACCGTGATCGCGAATTTAGATGCGCAAGTTCATTCACTGGTTGGAGGAACCATGCCAAAAACAGTATTAATTGTCGAAGACCACCAAGACAGCCGCGAACTGCTGGCGGATGCGTTGGAGTTTTCAGGCTACGCCGTGTTGCAAGCGAGCGACGGAGAAGAAGGCGAACGCATCGCGATTGAAAATGCGCCGGACGTGATTTTGCTTGATATTTCGTTACCGAAAAAATCGGGCTGGGACGTCGTTGAAGCGTTGCGTCTCTGCGACGCCACCAAAGAGACGCCCATCATCGCGCTCACCGCCCACGCCCGCGCCCAAGACGAGAGCAAGGCTATGCAGGTGGGCTGCAACCACTATTTGCCCAAACCCGTTAAACCCAAGCAAGTGCTGCAAACCATCCAGGCGCTCTTGGGAGAAGACGCCTAG
- a CDS encoding alpha-L-fucosidase, with translation MKLSFTITTAITVLFFSLNAYSQTFEPTWDSLKQYETPEWNIDAKFGIFIHWGAYAVPAHGSEWYPRNMYRPEDKIFSYHKEAWGDQSKFGYKDFIPMFEAEKWNPDEWAELFQKSGAKYVVPVAEHHDGFALYGSSHTNWNSVNMGPKRDICGDLAKAVRKRGMKFGVSSHYAWNWRYYNIQDSFDNSNPEFEALYGKRHEPDAPASEEFIAHWHARTQELIDQYQPDLLWFDFGFCYPEFEQDRKEIAAYYYNKGIEWNKGVALNYKRWTKPQEGVTQVAFPDGAGTLDLEREKSPRIREFFWQTDTSISKKSWGYIENDEFKSPNLLVDDLIDIVSKNGCMLLNIGPRADGVIPQEAQQVLLSIGKWLKLNGEAIYSTRPWKVYGEGPTGVAEGHLSENKNKPFTSEDIRFTQRDDVLYAIALEWPEDGTLKIKSLKKNNTLSGEIKSIKMIGSNERLQWVQDEGSLSVQFPQTKPCEFAFVLKIER, from the coding sequence ATGAAATTATCTTTTACCATCACAACAGCCATTACCGTTTTATTTTTCTCACTCAATGCTTATAGCCAAACGTTTGAACCTACCTGGGATTCTCTTAAACAATATGAGACGCCCGAATGGAATATAGACGCGAAATTTGGCATTTTCATTCATTGGGGAGCCTATGCCGTTCCTGCGCATGGAAGTGAATGGTATCCCCGCAATATGTACCGCCCGGAAGATAAAATTTTTTCTTACCATAAAGAAGCGTGGGGAGACCAGTCTAAGTTTGGCTATAAAGATTTTATCCCCATGTTTGAAGCCGAAAAATGGAACCCTGACGAATGGGCTGAGTTGTTCCAAAAATCAGGCGCAAAATATGTTGTCCCTGTTGCTGAACATCATGATGGGTTTGCGCTGTATGGCTCAAGCCATACCAACTGGAATTCGGTGAACATGGGCCCCAAACGGGATATATGCGGTGATCTTGCGAAAGCGGTCCGCAAGCGTGGAATGAAATTCGGCGTTTCATCTCACTACGCTTGGAACTGGCGTTATTACAATATCCAGGATTCATTTGATAATTCCAACCCGGAATTCGAAGCGCTGTATGGAAAACGCCATGAGCCGGATGCGCCTGCGAGTGAGGAGTTTATTGCACACTGGCATGCGCGAACACAGGAATTGATCGATCAATATCAACCGGACTTGCTTTGGTTTGATTTTGGTTTCTGCTATCCAGAATTTGAACAAGACCGGAAAGAAATTGCGGCGTATTACTACAACAAAGGAATTGAGTGGAACAAAGGCGTCGCGCTGAATTATAAGCGATGGACGAAACCGCAAGAGGGCGTGACTCAAGTCGCTTTTCCCGACGGCGCCGGGACGCTCGATCTCGAGCGGGAAAAATCGCCCCGGATACGAGAATTTTTTTGGCAAACCGATACATCAATCAGTAAAAAATCTTGGGGCTATATTGAGAATGATGAATTTAAATCTCCCAACCTGCTGGTTGACGACCTGATTGATATTGTTAGTAAAAACGGTTGCATGCTCTTAAACATCGGCCCCCGCGCAGATGGCGTGATTCCTCAAGAGGCGCAACAGGTGCTCTTATCAATTGGCAAGTGGTTAAAGTTGAATGGTGAAGCCATTTACTCTACCCGCCCGTGGAAGGTCTACGGCGAAGGCCCGACGGGCGTCGCAGAGGGGCATCTTTCTGAAAACAAAAACAAGCCCTTCACATCAGAAGACATTCGTTTTACTCAGCGTGATGACGTTCTTTACGCCATTGCCTTAGAGTGGCCTGAGGATGGAACATTAAAGATCAAGAGTTTAAAAAAGAACAACACGTTAAGTGGAGAGATCAAATCAATCAAAATGATTGGCTCGAATGAACGCCTTCAATGGGTCCAAGACGAAGGCTCGCTTTCAGTTCAGTTTCCACAAACAAAGCCTTGTGAGTTTGCGTTTGTGTTAAAAATCGAACGTTGA
- a CDS encoding alpha-L-fucosidase: protein MKNTMMAIVVIFWVFIALSNAKYIQCQEEERYNSTWHSVVQHQDPEWFRDAKFGIYCHWGPYSVPAYETEWYSHSMYVSGHKIRKHHVETYGPLSEFGYKDFIPMFKAEKWNPDEWAHLFKQAGARFAGMVVEHADGFAMWDSELTSWDAKDMGPERDLVGDLEKAIKQSGLKFIATYHRQWLYGWYPTLDPSTDASLPEYAGLYGAPLPISAFVGSRTFPEPLPDATFSKEWLERIQEVVDKYEPDLVWFDNKLDILHEKYRLDFLSHYYNKGLEWKKDVAVTYKHEEFYPGAGILDLERSRMSEAREFPWLTDDSVDWKSWGYISNPEYKTANRLIDALVDIVSKNGCLLLNIPPKPDGEIPLAVRELLLKIGQWLEVNGEAIYETRPWEVYGEGPSRVVEGHLSERQNSDATYEDIRFTRSKDNKALYVFLLGWPGAGETVTVQSLTAGSQSPNIQSLEMLGVDGSIDWSLTDKGLSIRMPEKPPFVESVCFKLTLQ, encoded by the coding sequence ATGAAGAATACGATGATGGCCATTGTGGTGATATTTTGGGTGTTTATCGCTCTGTCTAATGCAAAATACATCCAATGCCAGGAGGAAGAGCGCTATAACTCGACTTGGCATTCAGTGGTGCAACATCAAGACCCCGAGTGGTTTCGCGATGCGAAATTCGGCATTTATTGCCATTGGGGCCCCTATTCGGTCCCCGCCTATGAAACCGAGTGGTATTCACACTCTATGTATGTGAGCGGTCATAAGATTCGCAAACATCATGTCGAAACTTATGGGCCGTTATCTGAATTTGGCTACAAAGATTTCATCCCAATGTTTAAAGCCGAAAAGTGGAACCCCGATGAATGGGCGCATTTGTTCAAACAGGCGGGCGCGCGCTTCGCGGGAATGGTGGTCGAACACGCTGACGGATTTGCGATGTGGGACAGCGAATTGACATCCTGGGACGCAAAAGACATGGGGCCTGAAAGAGACTTGGTCGGTGATTTAGAAAAAGCGATCAAACAATCGGGGTTAAAATTTATCGCGACGTATCACCGCCAATGGCTTTATGGCTGGTACCCGACATTAGATCCAAGCACGGATGCTTCGCTTCCTGAATATGCTGGCTTATATGGAGCGCCTCTCCCGATATCCGCATTTGTCGGCTCCCGTACTTTCCCCGAACCACTGCCGGATGCAACATTCTCGAAAGAATGGTTGGAGCGCATCCAGGAAGTAGTTGACAAATATGAGCCGGACCTTGTTTGGTTTGATAACAAGCTTGATATTCTCCACGAAAAATACCGCCTCGATTTTTTGAGCCATTACTACAACAAAGGCTTAGAGTGGAAAAAAGACGTTGCCGTAACCTACAAACACGAGGAATTTTACCCCGGGGCGGGGATACTCGACCTGGAGCGCTCGCGGATGAGTGAGGCGAGAGAGTTCCCCTGGTTGACCGACGATTCGGTGGATTGGAAATCATGGGGCTATATATCGAATCCCGAATACAAAACAGCCAACCGCTTGATTGACGCTCTGGTGGATATTGTCAGTAAAAACGGGTGCCTTCTACTCAATATTCCACCCAAGCCGGATGGAGAAATCCCGTTGGCTGTAAGGGAACTATTGTTGAAAATCGGGCAGTGGCTAGAGGTCAACGGCGAAGCGATTTACGAAACAAGGCCTTGGGAAGTGTATGGCGAAGGGCCTTCGAGAGTGGTTGAAGGACACTTGAGCGAAAGACAAAACTCTGACGCTACGTATGAAGATATTCGCTTTACTCGCAGCAAAGACAATAAGGCTCTGTATGTGTTTCTTTTGGGTTGGCCCGGCGCAGGAGAAACGGTAACGGTTCAATCGTTGACCGCAGGCAGCCAATCGCCAAATATACAATCTCTTGAAATGTTAGGAGTTGATGGCTCGATTGACTGGAGCCTGACGGACAAAGGCCTTTCGATTCGGATGCCGGAGAAGCCTCCTTTTGTCGAGTCGGTATGCTTTAAGTTGACGCTTCAATGA
- the nifJ gene encoding pyruvate:ferredoxin (flavodoxin) oxidoreductase encodes MARRMVTLDGNQAAAHVAHKTNEVCAIYPITPSSPMGEFSDQWSSEGKTNIWGVVPDVVALQSEGGASGSVHGALQAGALTTTFTASQGLLLMIPNMFKIAGELTSTVFHVTARSVACQALSIFGDHSDVMATRTTGFALLASNSIQEIMDFALISQAASLESRIPFVHFFDGFRSSHEVMKVEELTVDDMKAMICDDLVRAHRDRALSPDHPVIRGTAQNPDVYFQGRETVNTFYNVCPDIVQKQMDKFAELTGRQYNLFDYVGAPDAENVIMLMGSGAEAAHEMVEHMNANGEKVGVLKVRLYRPFSMKHFVNALPKSVKNIAVLDRTKEPGAGGEPLYLDVVNALYEAVNDGVAPFSAIPKVICGRYGLSSKEFTPAMIKAVFENLASAKPKNHFTIGIIDDVTHTSLDFDPTFSIESNEVVRGMFYGLGSDGTVGANKNSIKIIGEGTDNYAQGYFVYDSKKAGSVTVSHLRFGSKPIRSTYLINSANFIGCHQFVFLEKYDVLASAAEGAVFLLNSSYGADEVWDKIPRRVQDHIVNKKLKFYVIDAYKVARESRMGVRINTIMQTCFFKISGVLPPDEAIQAIKDAIQKSYGAKGEEIVKMNNNAVDHSVSNLYEVKVPATATGTIAIPPVVSPDAPKFVQEVIAPIIAGKGDEVPVSLMPVDGTFPLSTTRWEKRNIALEIPVWDEAVCIQCAKCSMACPHAAIRVKIYDGASVNGKPPTFKMDDARGKEFEGMKFTLQVAPEDCTGCGACVHICPAKNKQEPSKKAINMVDQVPLRESERENWDYFLGLPDIDRTKLKLNTIKGSQLCEPLFEFSGACSGCGETPYVLLMTQLFGDRALVANATGCSSIYGGNLPTTPYAANKDGRGPAWSNSLFEDNAEFGFGYRLAIDQNNRFAKVLLERLAPQIGDQLVQEILNADQSDEAGLAAQRDRVAALKSKLGGGDSNDAKHLLNIADYLVKKSVWIVGGDGWAYDIGYGGLDHVLASGRNVNVLVLDTEVYSNTGGQMSKATPMGAVAKFAAAGRPMGKKDMGMIAMSYGNIYVAHVAMGANDLQTVKAFIEAEAYDGPSLILAYSHCIAHGINMRTGNDTQKQAVDSGHWPLYRYNPDLIKENKNPLQLDSRDPKISFQDFAYNQTRFKMLTKSKPERARELLKKAQEDVTSRWSLYRQMADMKYGQSDE; translated from the coding sequence ATGGCACGCCGAATGGTAACCCTGGACGGCAACCAAGCTGCAGCACATGTAGCGCACAAGACTAACGAAGTTTGCGCTATTTACCCAATCACTCCGTCATCCCCGATGGGTGAATTTTCCGATCAATGGTCATCTGAAGGCAAGACGAATATTTGGGGCGTTGTTCCTGACGTCGTCGCATTGCAAAGCGAAGGCGGCGCTTCCGGCTCCGTACACGGCGCATTGCAAGCAGGCGCATTGACCACAACCTTTACGGCATCACAAGGGTTGTTGTTGATGATCCCCAACATGTTTAAGATTGCCGGCGAATTGACCTCAACCGTCTTTCACGTCACGGCGCGTTCAGTCGCGTGCCAGGCGTTGTCGATTTTCGGCGACCATAGCGACGTGATGGCGACTCGGACTACGGGCTTCGCTTTGTTGGCGTCCAACTCAATTCAAGAAATAATGGACTTCGCCCTGATCTCACAAGCGGCGTCGTTAGAATCACGCATTCCGTTTGTTCACTTCTTCGACGGCTTCCGCAGCTCGCACGAAGTGATGAAGGTCGAAGAACTGACAGTCGATGACATGAAAGCGATGATCTGCGATGATCTGGTTCGCGCACACCGCGACCGCGCGTTGTCGCCTGACCACCCTGTTATTCGCGGGACGGCGCAAAACCCCGACGTATATTTCCAAGGCCGTGAAACCGTCAACACGTTTTATAACGTCTGCCCGGATATCGTCCAGAAACAAATGGACAAGTTCGCGGAACTAACGGGACGCCAATATAATTTGTTTGACTACGTTGGCGCGCCCGACGCGGAAAACGTCATCATGCTGATGGGTTCCGGCGCTGAAGCCGCCCATGAGATGGTCGAACACATGAACGCCAACGGCGAAAAAGTCGGCGTGTTGAAAGTGCGTTTGTACCGTCCGTTTTCAATGAAGCACTTTGTTAACGCCTTGCCAAAGTCGGTGAAAAACATCGCCGTCTTAGACCGCACCAAAGAACCCGGCGCGGGCGGCGAGCCGCTTTATCTCGACGTGGTCAACGCGTTGTATGAAGCCGTCAACGATGGCGTCGCGCCGTTTAGCGCGATTCCAAAAGTGATCTGCGGCCGCTACGGCCTGTCGTCGAAAGAATTCACCCCGGCGATGATTAAAGCCGTGTTTGAAAACTTGGCTTCCGCGAAACCGAAAAACCACTTCACCATCGGTATCATTGATGACGTGACTCACACCAGTTTGGACTTCGATCCGACCTTCTCAATTGAGTCGAACGAAGTGGTGCGCGGCATGTTCTACGGTCTGGGTTCAGACGGTACCGTCGGCGCCAACAAAAACTCGATTAAAATCATTGGCGAGGGAACCGACAACTACGCGCAAGGCTACTTTGTTTATGACTCCAAAAAGGCCGGTTCGGTTACGGTGTCTCACTTGCGCTTTGGCTCCAAACCGATCCGTTCCACCTATCTCATCAATTCCGCCAACTTCATCGGCTGCCATCAGTTCGTTTTCCTTGAGAAATACGACGTGTTGGCCTCTGCTGCCGAGGGCGCGGTGTTCTTACTCAACAGTTCGTACGGCGCGGATGAAGTATGGGACAAAATCCCTCGCCGCGTACAAGACCACATCGTTAACAAAAAACTGAAATTCTACGTCATCGACGCTTACAAAGTAGCGCGTGAAAGCAGGATGGGCGTTCGCATCAACACCATCATGCAGACCTGCTTCTTTAAAATTTCCGGCGTCTTGCCGCCAGATGAAGCCATCCAGGCGATTAAAGACGCGATCCAAAAATCGTACGGCGCTAAGGGCGAAGAAATCGTCAAGATGAACAACAACGCCGTCGACCATTCAGTCAGCAATCTGTATGAAGTAAAGGTTCCGGCGACAGCAACCGGCACGATTGCGATTCCGCCAGTGGTATCGCCAGACGCGCCGAAGTTCGTGCAAGAAGTCATTGCACCGATTATCGCAGGCAAGGGCGACGAAGTTCCCGTTAGCCTGATGCCGGTCGACGGCACCTTCCCGCTCAGCACCACCCGCTGGGAAAAACGCAACATCGCGTTAGAAATTCCCGTGTGGGATGAAGCGGTGTGCATCCAATGCGCAAAGTGCTCGATGGCCTGTCCTCATGCGGCGATCCGCGTGAAGATTTACGACGGCGCCAGCGTTAACGGCAAACCGCCAACCTTTAAGATGGATGACGCGCGCGGCAAAGAATTTGAAGGCATGAAATTCACCCTTCAAGTCGCGCCCGAAGATTGCACCGGGTGCGGCGCTTGCGTCCACATCTGCCCGGCGAAAAACAAACAAGAGCCGTCGAAAAAAGCGATCAATATGGTAGACCAAGTTCCGCTTCGCGAAAGTGAACGCGAAAATTGGGATTACTTCCTCGGCTTGCCTGACATTGATCGCACTAAATTGAAACTGAATACCATCAAAGGCTCGCAATTGTGCGAACCGCTGTTTGAATTCTCCGGCGCCTGCTCGGGCTGCGGCGAGACGCCTTACGTCTTGCTGATGACCCAGCTGTTCGGCGACCGGGCGCTCGTCGCGAATGCAACGGGTTGCTCGTCAATCTACGGCGGAAATTTGCCGACCACCCCGTATGCGGCCAACAAAGACGGGCGCGGCCCGGCCTGGTCAAACTCGCTGTTTGAAGATAACGCCGAGTTTGGCTTTGGGTATCGTCTCGCGATTGACCAAAACAACCGTTTCGCCAAAGTGCTCTTAGAGCGCTTGGCCCCGCAAATCGGCGACCAACTTGTGCAAGAGATTCTCAACGCTGACCAAAGCGATGAGGCCGGTCTCGCTGCGCAACGCGACCGCGTAGCCGCTTTGAAAAGTAAACTGGGCGGCGGCGATTCAAACGACGCCAAACATTTGCTCAACATTGCTGACTATCTCGTGAAGAAAAGCGTGTGGATCGTCGGCGGCGACGGTTGGGCGTATGACATCGGCTACGGCGGGCTCGATCACGTTCTCGCCTCAGGCCGCAACGTCAACGTCCTGGTTTTGGATACCGAAGTCTACTCCAACACCGGCGGTCAGATGTCGAAAGCAACGCCGATGGGCGCAGTCGCAAAATTTGCGGCGGCGGGCCGTCCGATGGGCAAAAAAGACATGGGCATGATCGCCATGTCTTACGGCAACATTTATGTCGCTCATGTGGCCATGGGCGCCAACGACCTGCAAACCGTCAAAGCGTTTATCGAAGCCGAAGCCTATGACGGACCGTCATTGATTCTCGCTTACAGCCACTGCATCGCGCACGGTATCAATATGCGTACCGGCAACGATACGCAAAAGCAGGCGGTTGATAGCGGTCACTGGCCGTTATATCGCTACAATCCTGACCTGATCAAGGAAAACAAGAATCCGCTGCAATTGGATTCACGCGATCCGAAGATTTCCTTCCAGGATTTCGCATACAACCAAACGCGCTTCAAAATGCTCACCAAGAGCAAACCCGAACGCGCGCGCGAATTGCTCAAAAAAGCGCAGGAAGATGTGACCAGCCGTTGGAGCCTCTATCGGCAAATGGCTGACATGAAATACGGACAGTCAGACGAGTAA